From a single Rutidosis leptorrhynchoides isolate AG116_Rl617_1_P2 chromosome 5, CSIRO_AGI_Rlap_v1, whole genome shotgun sequence genomic region:
- the LOC139848789 gene encoding uncharacterized protein, whose translation MGNTIVVLTPVVHGLVKLAGLTPQTMEIEPGTLMNIWVPKETVTKNDDGDFVYVPPNKPAVLLLHSFGLDGIFTWFLQVLALTKDYSVYVPDFLFFGGSITDSTERSASFQARFVAKGLEKLRVEKVTLVGLSYGGMVGFKMAKMYPKLVKSMVMSATVIELTESISRDSYKRLGITKWSDLLMPETVDGLKYLFCAAFYNFPWLPDFVYRDILETMYTNRKQRNELLEALVVPDNDASDTHFSQMIHLLWAEDDVIFTLDLATTMKKQLGENATLDSIKDAGHLVPLEKSSAYNKRLKCVLERGTKYQRADHKY comes from the exons ATGGGAAACACGATAGTGGTGTTAACCCCTGTAGTTCACGGGCTCGTAAAACTAGCAGGGTTAACACCGCAAACTATGGAAATAGAGCCTGGAACCCTGATGAATATCTGGGTTCCAAAAGAAACCGTCACCAAAAATGATGACGGAGATTTTGTTTATGTACCACCAAACAAGCCCGCGGTACTACTTCTTCATTCATTCGGGTTAGATGGTATTTTCACATGGTTTTTACAAGTTTTGGCCTTAACCAAGGATTATTCGGTTTACGTGCCTGATTTTTTGTTCTTCGGTGGTTCAATCACCGATAGTACTGAAAGGTCGGCTAGTTTTCAAGCGAGGTTTGTGGCTAAAGGGTTGGAGAAGTTGCGCGTTGAGAAAGTGACATTGGTAGggttaagttatggtgggatggttGGGTTCAAGATGGCTAAAATGTACCCGAAATTGGTCAAGTCTATGGTCATGTCTGCAACCGTTATTGAGTTAACTGAATCTATTAGCCGTGATTCATATAAACGACTTGGTATCACAAAATGGTCGGATCTTTTGATGCCCGAAACAGTAGATGGGTTGAAATATTTGTTTTGTGCTGCATTTTATAATTTCCCATGGCTTCCTGATTTTGTTTACCGAGACATTCTTGAG ACGATGTATACAAATCGCAAACAAAGAAACGAACTGTTGGAAGCTTTAGTTGTTCCAGACAATGATGCAAGTGATACTCACTTTTCTCAG ATGATACATTTGTTGTGGGCGGAAGATGACGTTATCTTCACCCTTGATCTTGCGACGACTATGAAAAA GCAATTGGGTGAAAATGCCACGTTGGATTCGATTAAGGACGCCGGGCATCTAGTACCGTTGGAAAAATCATCTGCGTATAACAAACGACTTAAATGTGTTCTTGAGCGAGGAACGAAATACCAACGAGCCGATCATAAATATTAA